The following is a genomic window from Candidatus Obscuribacter sp..
GCAAAAAAGACGCAAGAGCTGGACTCCAGGCTAGCTATACTAGAAAAAGTAAAATTTAGCGGTGACTTTACCTTTGCGCCACAGTCTGATTTTGGACGTCGCGTATCGGAGAGTACAGCGACAAATTTCCGCGGTCGTATCAATCTTTTGGCTAAAGTCTACGAATCGAAACCAGATGCCAAAATCGGTGATGCTACGCTCTTTATGCGACTCACGGGAGCATCCGGTCGATTTTTCCCCCGGGACAAATACCTGATGAGTCCTACCAATGGTTTAAATGATGGTTACGCCAACCCCTTTAATAGCGGTGTGGCTGACGTACAGGTGCCCAACCTGCAAATTAACAACAACAACAGTAATAACGTACGCCCGACGGTTTCGTTTGAGCAGATGTATTACTCGCAAGATTTGCGTCCTGCTAAAGATTGGCGTGCTAAGTACCAGATAGGTCTAAACAACCTGGGTAATATGATGGACTCCAATAACTATGCTAATAACGAGACTTTTCAGTTTCTCAATACGCAATTTGTAAACAGTATTGCCTTCAAACCAAACTTTATTGGTCCATCCAGTGTGTTTTCTCTTGAACGTGGCATCCTCAGAGACAAAGCCTTTTTGCGCGCTACCAGCGCCATGATCAGTTTGTCTGACCGCGACTTTTTTGGCGGCTTTGGTACTGTCAGTGAGTTGCAATTGGGTCAAAAGTTCTTTAAAAAAGAAGGCAACTTGCGCGCTGGCTATTGGAACTTCAACTTCCGTGGCGGTAGTGCCAGGCCGCTCGTCACTCCCACTGATACTTCACCGCCCGCCTTGATGTCAATTTTGCCTGGTGGCACCAATCAAGGCAGCCAGCCGACTGGTATGTATGTCAACTTTGACCAAAAAATCTGGAAGGATATTGGTCTGTGGGGTCGTTATGCTACCACCGACTTGCAGTTTGGGCAGGTCTTTTTGGGCGGTCTTTTGACCTCTCGCCAGAGCTTTAGCTTTGGTACTGAGATACCAGCCAAGCTGCTCCTCAAAAAGCGCACAGATGACGTGCTCGGTCTGGCATATGGTCAAATATCGTCCTATCGTCGCGGCACAATTACTCCGTCAACTCCTGCTTTTGTAGGCATCAATGGTGTGCCTGCCACCACGCTTGATGAGGTCAATGCCAACGTGGCTACCTTAAGTCCTGGTACAAGACCGGCTCAAGAGAAATGTTTTGAAGCTTATTACCGCTGGCAGGTCAATAAAAATGTTTCTGTTTCGCCGGATTTCCAATATATCTGGGCGCCAGGAGCGACAGCTGGTGGCAATCCCGGTATCTGCGTACTCGGTACCAGACTTAACGTAGTCTTTTAAGAGGGGCACCATCGGAGGTGCTGGCGATATGTTTTGGATATAAGCGCGGTGCTCTAAATGAGCCGATTTAAGAGGTGTGGGTAGAACCAGAGAGTTAATCAATAGACAAACATTGCATTGCTATCTAAACTAAAGCGGACTCTATGTACGCTAGTTTGGCTCTGCTTTGGCCAAGATATTGCGCCATGTGAGCTGGGATATGTGGCGGTGTGTCTAGTGGATATAAAATCTCTTGTAAATCCGCTTGTGCTTGCTTTGACCCTGGGATTAACGCCTGCCCAGCAGTCTTTGGCTGGCAACTTAAATCAAACACTTTCGACTTTTAAACCACGAGTAGCTCAGGTTGATTCTCTGGCTCAAGCTCTCCCGCGCACCACATCGGGGGTGCAGACTGCACCAGGCTCAACAAACAGAGCGCAGTCTACACCTGCTACAACAGCGGTGCCTCAGCCCGATCCTGACATCCCGGAGACCAATTCTCCGATGAATAACGGCAACGAGTTTGCTGGCGCCAACGATATGCCCAGTGAGCCTGGTATCGGACAAATTAAGCTGCGCGATATCAATCTGGTCAGGCGCGAGTTGGCTGGTCTTGCCACGCGTCACAACATGACGCCGCCAGATCCTGCGATGACACGGCAACAGCTCGGTAAGTACTTTTTTGACTTAATTAGCAAGCTTTCAAATTCGCAGTCTGAGCAATTTAGTGAGCAAGACTACGGCGATATCGGCATCCTTACTGATGAGTTTGATGATGTGCTGCGTCGCGTCAAAGGACGACTGGCGCTAAGTGTTTTAAAAAATGAGTTGGTTGCGCCACAGAGCGCTAGTGCCCAAAAGACTAAAGAGTTAGATGGCAGGCTCGCTATACTCGAAAAGACTAAAATGAGTGGTGACTTTACTTTTGCACCACAGAGCGATTTTGGTCGCGATGTCAGCGAGAGTATGGCGACTAATTTCCGCGGGCGCATCAATGTTCTGGCCAAAGTATATGAGGCTAAGCCTGATGCAAAAGTGGGCGATGCCACGCTATTTATGCGACTGACAGGGGCGTCTGGCAGGTTTTTTCCTCGTGATAAATACCTGATGAGCCCTACTAACGATCTCAATGATCAGTACGCTAACCCATTTAACAGTGGTGTTGCTGATGTGCAGGTACCCAATCTGCAAATCAACAATAACAACAGTAACAGTGTCCGCCCGACGGTGTCGTTTGAGCAGATGTACTACGCTCAGGATTTACGTCCAGCCAAAAACTGGCGTGCCAAATATCAAATTGGTCTCAATAACCTGGGCAACATGATGGACTCCAATAACTACGCTAACAATGAGACTTTTCAGTTTTTAAATACTCAATTTGTTAATAGCGTTGCTTTTAAACCCAACTTCATTGGTCCATCTACTATTGTTTCTGCCGAGCGTGGCATCTTGCGTGATCGCGCCTTTTTACGCGCTACAAGCGCCATATTGAGTCTCTCGGATCGCGATTATTTTGGTGGCTTTGGTACAGTGCATGAGCTGCAATTGGGGCAAAAGTTTTTCAAAAAAGAAGGCAACCTGCGCGCTGGCTATTGGAACTTTAACTTCCGTGGCGGTAGCACCCGGCCACTCGTAACCCCCACTGATATTACTCCTCCAGGTCTGTTATCAATCTTGCCTGGTGGCTCCGGTCAGGGCAGTCAGCCTACTGGAATGTATCTAAACTTTGATCAAAAAATCTGGAAAGACATCGGTCTCTGGGGTCGCTACGCACTTAGCGATAAACAGTTTGGACAGGTGTTTTTGGGCGGTTTGCTGACCTCCAGGCAGAGCTTTAGCTTTGGTACTGAGATACCAGCCAAGATATTCGTTAAGCGCCGTCCCGATGATGTGTTGGGTATTGCTTATGGTCAGATCTCATCCTATCGTCGCGGCACTATTACTCCCTCTACGCCTGCCTTTGTCTCTCTCAATGGTGTGCCCGCCACTACTCTTGATGAGGTCAATGCCAACGTGGGTTTGCTCAGTCCGGGGCTCAGACCGGCTCAGGAGAAATGTCTTGAGACTTACTACCGCTTTCAGGTCAACAAAAATGTTTCTGTGTCGCCGGACTTCCAGTATATCTGGGCGCCTGGTGCTACCGCTGGTGGCAACCCTGGCATCTGTGTGCTGGGTACCAGGCTAAACGTAGTGTTTTAGACGCGCTCCGGTGGTTTACGGCTCTGTGCCTTCGATTTTTGTCTGAGCTAGTTTCATCTCTTGGCTCAGAGCTGTCAATCCAGCGTAGCCACCAAAGCTCATGCTATCGACAGCGCCTGACGGCACGATGACTGTGGCTGCGTTGCCACCTTTCATGACCTCGTATAGCATGTTCATGCCGCGCAGGTGCAATGCGATTGGATGCTCTTCGTAGACCATGCCAGCATTGGCAAAGCGTCTGGCGATGTTTAGCTCACTGTCTCCCAGCAAGATACGCGCCTGGCTCTCGCGCTCTGCTTGTGCTACTCGACTCATGGCGTCTTGCAATCCGTCTGGGATTTTGATGTCGCGCATTTGCACTGACTCTACTTTGACTCCCCATGGCTCTGTCTGAGCATCGAGAGTGGTGGTCATGGATAGATCGAGACCGGCTCTATCAGAGAGTACTTGACTCAAGTCTGAGCGTCCAATGATGTCGCGCAGAGCTGTTTGGGCGGCACCAATGACTGCCTCGCCGAAGTTAGCAACTTGCAGAGTCGCTAGTTTGGGATCGACTACTCTCCAGTAGACAACAGTATCTACGTTGACCGGTACATTGTCTTTGGTTAAAGTTTCTTCGGCTGATACGGCACTAGTGATGGTGCGCAAATCAATCGTAAAAGGAGTGGTCTCAAGAACAGGGATCAAGAAAAACAGCCCTGGTCCTCGCACACCGTTAAATCTACCGAGTAAGAGTACGACTTTGCGCTCCCACTCATTGCAGATACGCAGGCAAAAATAGCAAAGCACGGCTAAGCCGACTATAGCCATGAATGAAAAAGTGAAAAACAGCCCTAAATTCATGGCACTCTCCAGGCGGCAGTTGTAAAACAGCTGCGATTATAAGTGCTTGGCAGGGGGTTGGGACTTGGATTTTTTTACTACAGACTGAGATTGAATCAGCTGAATGTCATTAAGAGCTTGTCGATACAGTACTTGCTTTATGTAAGTCTGATAGGGTACCCCCATTGATTCAGCAACCTTCTTGATCAGATTTAGAGGTTCTTTTTGCCACCTAAAATTAACTCTTGTTTGCTCAATCTCTGAGTCTGCAAGAGCGGTCAATTTGCTGACTTTGGCATCGATCTCTTCCGGAAGTGAAATGTCCTCGAGTTCTTCGATTACGAAGTTGCCTCTTCTTGATTTGCGCTTTTGCATGAGGTTATCCTCTGGTAGCCCTTTGCCGATTTATTTCTCGTTCAATTAAGCGCTCGTTTTTGTATTCGAGCAAGTCACTAGCGAGCTGCTTTATTGCTACAAGCTCTCCGGGTGTTTTGTCCTGGAGATCGTTGATATTTAAGTCTGGTTTTGTAGCTAATCTAATCTCTGCCTCATAGCTGTGATGAGGGTTGTATAAAATGAAAAGAACGTATGGAAAGGTCAGGCAGAGACCAAAAAAGGAATAGTCGCTTTGGCTAACCTGCAAAGACATCACTAAGGTCGGCAATGTCACCATGCCTGCTACAAGGACTCTTTTTATAAGACTACTTGAGCTTCGCGTAAATACGCCATCTTGGAGGGATCTGTTGCAACTGCATATGCCCGTAGTCCGGACCATAAAATTAAGCAACGCCAACATTCCGCAAAGTAGCACCAACATATTGCACAAGACCGAAAGTATTCTTGGCTCTAGGTTTACAAAGAGACGGACAGAGATAAAGGCTAAAATTGTACAAATTGTTGAAGCACAAAAGTTTGTAGGATGAAACAAGATCCAGTGAAGTCCCAAGTCTGGAAGACCCTTGAGCGGGAAAGAGAGATTAATAGGCAATCTCGTTCTCAATGTAAAACCCTTTTTGACCTGTGCATGTTTGTGTTATGCCCTCGGCGTTTGTGCGCATTCCTTGTGCACTCAAATTTGTAAAACTGGTAACCTGTTTTACACTAGTTACCATATTAAACCATCACTGGGATTGATACGCTCTTAAACTCCGCCAGCTACGATGCAGACAGGTTGGTGCGACTTGTGGTTTGCGCAGGCGATTGGTCAGATAGGTTTGACACAGGATGGACCAATCATCCCTAGGGATGATTGGTCGCCGCTTCACTTGATCTGTCGAGGCGGGTTCGGAGGGGTGGAGGCACACGCCTCTCCGGACAGTCCGTGTCAGCTTCGCTACATCCTTGTAAGGGGCATTTGCAGCTCACTGTGGACATCTCCGCTGCCATCTCTTTGATTTCACTCATGATGACAAAGAGTCTGCGCCCGCGCTCTGTGATTGTATGCTCCACATGGGGCAGCTTTTCGTCATAGACTTTGCGCGAAATCATGCCGGCGCTTTGCAAGGCTTTGATGCGCTCTTGCAGGGTCTTCATGCTCAGACCCGGTATGACGCGCAAGAAGCGTCTAGTACGCACTGGACCTAGCGCTAGCTCCCGCAAAATCTGCACTGTCCACTTGGCGCTCATAAGGTCTAAAAGAGGCACAATTGGGCAGGATTGGTCGGTATCGGTAGTTAGGTTTTGCATAGTTTTTTACAGACGATAAGGAATGCCGATCCTAATTTTAGGACTTAGTTACTTACGTCGTATCAACCAAAGAGCTGATTGTCTAATCAAGTGCTCGGTGTATGAGCGTGCTCGTTTTGTGCCATACCAAGACGTTTTTCCATTTGTTCCAGAGTAATGCCTTTGGTCTCTGGAAAAATAAACAGCACAACGAGAAACTGTGCCACCATCATCAGTGCAAAAAAGTAAAACGGCATCGAGCCTGATTGAGCCGCCAGCATGGGAAACGTGCCTGAGATGAGGGCATTCATGATCCAGTGGGTGGAGCAGCCCAGACTTTGACCTTTGGCGCGTACCTGGGTGGGGAAAATCTCGCTGATATAGACCCAGATTACAGCCCCCTGCGAAAAAGCAAAGAAGCCAATATACGCTACGAGAAACCAGACAAGTGACTCCATGTTTTTGTGCATTTGCATGATCACAGCCACACCAGCCAGGCAGATACTCATGCCGACAGAGCCTATTAGCAGCAACTGTTTGCGCCCTAGTTTGTCAATCACTGCCATGGCAATGAGAGTAAAGAGCAAGTTGGTGGCGCCGATAATTACCGCCTGAAAGCCGCTACTGACCTTGCTATAACCAGCCAGTGCAAAAATATCATTGAGATAGTAAAGGATGGCGTTGATGCCGGTAAGCTGGTTGAAGGCACCAGTGGCGATGGCGAGAAAAATCGGGAACTTATATCTTGGAGTAAAGAGTTTGGCTGCTTGAGCTGCTTTTGCTTCGTCGATTGATACGATAATTTCTTGCAGCTCTGCCTCGGCGTCTCCGATTGATGTCTTGTTGAGGACCTCGCGAGCCTCTTGCTCCAGTCCCTTTGCCACCAACCAGCGAGGACTGCGTGGTATACCAAAGAGCATGAGCAAAAACAAAAGAGCTGGTATACCCGATACACCCAGCTGCCAGCGCCACTCTGACGAGCCCTGGATAGCGAGTCCTATTAGGTAGTTGCTAAAGTACGCCAGCAAAATACCGACTACGATATTGATTTGAAACAGCCCGACCAGCCGTCCGCGCCATTTGGCGGGAGCTAGCTCGGCAATGTAGAGCGGACCTAGCACGGATGAGCCGCCTATACCGAGACCTCCGAGAAATCTAAAAAATATAAGCGATGGCAAATCCCAGGCAAAGGCGCAGCCAATTGCTGATAGCACATATGCTAGAGCGGTGATGCGCAATGTCTCGCGCGCTCCCAGGCGCTCACCTATGACTCCGGCTGTCAGAGCGCTGATGACTGTGCCCCAGAGCGCGCTTGCTACAGTCATACCGAGCCAAAATGGTGTCAGTGTAAATGTCTGTGTAAGAGAGTGAGTGGCGCCAGAGATGACTGCGGTATCAAAGCCAAACAGCAAGCCGCCGAGCGCGCCGACCAGTGAGCACCGGAGCAAATAGCCATTAAACTTGCCTGCTGTCATGTGTGCCTCTTGCCGGGTGACTTTTAGGGGGCGCTAAAGTGTCATACTATACTAGTTTGCAGGGATGTTTAGTCCGCAGTAGCTGGAATTTTGTCCTTTTGGATAGTGGGGATTGCTATTTAAATGACCAGAGCGCTTAGATTTGCCGTTTATATCATCTCTGGCCTCTGTGCTCTCTTGGCTCTGGGATATTTTTACTACGATGGTTATGTGCGCTTTCCCACGCTGGAGGACCGGGCTGGGTTTGTGAAAAAGCTGGCAGACAATGAGCAGAGCTGGGCTCGTTATAAGCTGGAGCGCATGGATAATAAAGATCCTCGCTATTATTTGTGCAGACCAATTAGCCCTCAAAAGCCGAGCCCCACAAAGTTTATGCACCCATTACTGGGTGTCAAATATGGAGAGATGCTAACTCCAAGGGTGCTCGCTAATGTCAATTACAAAAGGATGCGAGAGCTAGCCTGTGGAGAGGATGTTGGTGATTTTGAGTATGCCAATTTTCATGAGGCTGAGTTGGCCGCTGCAGAAGGATTTTGCAAATTTATAAAAGGCAGGTCTGAAAGTGGTATCAGGGAATGGTTGGGTGCTCCAGATTATTTTTGTAATGATGTGCCTTTGTGGGAGCCTTTAAAGCCTGGTCAGGAGCGCTGGGTCTACGATCTCGGTCTTGAGCCAATCTCCGTAAAATTGATTTTGCAGGATGGCGTCTGTGTTGAGAGCAGCATCTGCGGTAGCGCTGAGATAGATGACCTGGCAAGCTGCAGGGAGTATCAGATCTGTAAATCGGCTATTGGTAAGAGTATCGATGTGATCGTAGCCAAAAACGGTCCGCCCAATCAAATTTTTGACCTATCTGGCAAGCCCATCAAACGTCATCAAGACGAAGAGGATATGTACTATTTTTTGCGGGCCGGCGACCCTATAAGCTTAAGGACCAAGCATGGTGTCTGTGTTGAGGTTTATGCTGGCGTGATGAAAGGTATGCGCCCTGTGAGGCTTGTCCATCCGTAAAGCCGTTGGGTGTGCCGAACGGCATTTAACCTGCTCTTTTGTTGAAATAGTGGGGGATTTCACATTGACTGTGCAGGTGCGCCAATGCATATTTAATTGTTGTTTGCAGTTGGTTTGCCTTTGTATAAACGCGCATTTTTAGCTTCTTACTTGATCTATGCTTTGTTTTTGGCAGGGCTTTTTGCTGTTGTCGCTTGGCCGTTAGCCGCAAAGGCATTTTGGCAATCTGCGATTGATGTGGGACCGCCGTCTTTTGGTAGGTACATGTACATCGCGACTCTGGGCGATGAAGCTTTTGAGCCAGCGGCTAGAGACAAGTTTTGTGCGAAGGCCGTTGGCATGCAAAAATCGCAGTTGCAGAAGTGGGTTGGTCAGCCGATGTATCGCGGTGGCACAGTCGGTGCCTGGAGCGATCAACGAGCCGGGCAGGATATTTGGATTTACGAATCTTCCACTCCCCATTCTAATCTCCATCCTGTCAGACTTACATTTGAAAATAATCGTTGTGTTAACGCCAAACCGTGCAGTAGTGCTGAGTACGGTGCATTTCATGAATGGCGAACACAACAAATCCTATTAGGTGGCATGGGTATGACAGTAGATCAGGCTCTTGCGACCTTTGGACCTCCAGGCGACAATAGAGTGCTTAAGCCAAAAATAGCGTTGCGACCAGTCGCAAAGCCGGATTGGGATCGTGGTGATTTTGTGCTAGATATGCCTCCGTCGCAGCCCGCTTATTTGCTTTACGACGTTGGGATGGACGATTTGGTCGGTCTCGAATTTGAGCACGGTAAGTGCGTGCGAATTGGCCAGCTGCATGCATTTCATTAAAGCGTCAGCCAAGTTGTGGCACGCAGCTATGGTTCCGATCTAGACTGTTCCAAGTGAGCATCTTCATCAGAGCATTAAATGACCAGAGCACTTAAATTTGCCGTTTATCTGATCTCGGGTGCGATTGCTGCCTGGGGTCTGGGAGTTTTTGTTTACGACGGTATGACCAAAGTGCCCACTTTTAGCCAACGCTTTTGGTGTGTCCATGAGTATGTGCAGAATGAGTCGAACTATTTGCTGCGGCAATTAGATCATCCTCCGCACCACGGTCCAGATTACTACGTGCGCAATCTAAATGACTCTGATAACTTGAGTCCTCGAGAGCTAAGTCTTGTGCATCCAATTTTAAAAGTTAAAGCTCATACTTTACCTCAGCCCAAGGATCTAAGAGCTATTGATTTCAGGCGGTTTCGCCACTTTGAGTCACCAGAGCTATTTGATACTTTTTACAGATGTTTTGATAGATGTGAGTATGTTGCTGTTGAGCATTTTTGCTCCATAGTCAAAGGTAAGACTAAGCAGGAAGTCGAAAAATGGCTTGGTAAGCCTGATTGGTGCTGTGACGATGTTGCTTGCTGGAGCAAGTTAAAACCAGGTCAAAATCGCCAGATCTACTGTTTTGGTATTGCCGAAATACCAGTCAAATTGATATTTGATCGCGGCAAGTGTGTTGATGCGAGTATTTGTGGCGATTTAGAATTTTCTGATTACGAGTCATGGCAAATGCATCGAATAGTAAAAACTTCGATTGGTCAGCCTTTGGCAGTGGTTCTCAGGAAAAATGGACAACCTGATAGAATGACTGAGGCAGATAACCCCAGTAAAAATCTGACTCGCCATCAGAGCAATGAAGAGATTTATTACAGCACGAGCAAGACTTTAGGGATTGTTCTCACCATACAAAATGGCTACTGTGTGCAATCAGCCTTTGAAGTGCTTTATCGCGAGTGATTTTAAATAGCGCCTGTTGCTACTTTTTCATACTTCCGACTAGTGCTTCGCCGTTTTTGCCAGTCAGAATGATCACTTTTTCGTCGCGGGTGTCGACTATCTCAAGATTGTCACCCAATTTTTTGTTGTCTTTTTGGTCAATAGTCTTAAACAGGCGACTGGCATCAGAGGGGGACATGCTCTGCAATTCGCCTTGCATTGCTTGGAGTGCCTTTAAACTATCGCCCTTATCCAACAAGCCAACGATGTTATCTGCTTTTGCGGAAATCGGGTCTACTTCTTTGCCTGCCATGGTGTGTCTCCTTAGAAAAAATCAGTGCCTTCGCCGATGACAGCAATATAGAGGAGGTTTGTGACAGATTTGGGGCGTGACGGCTTAGGGCAAAAACTCCTTTTGTAGTGCTTCCGCTCTTGCCTGGTCTCTGTGTATCAGCAAGAGCGCGGCGTAATTTCGGATGATTTCTTGGGTCAATTGTTTGTCATGCTCTGCTTTTGGTCTGCGCAGGGCATTGATGGCGCGCTCATAATATTCGGTCGCTTCTACCAGATAATCGTCTTTTTCAAACTTCTGGGCTAGGGTAAATGCCTCTCTGGCACTTATTTTATCGTCTTTGGGGATGTCTACGTCAGGTAGTGGTGCCCCTGGTGGCAGACGGTTGCTAGTTTTTTGCATCCTGCATCCCATTCTGTTGTGCCATGGCTGGACTTCAGGCTTCTTTGCGGTACTGGTGCTGGTGTCACCTTGTGCTGTTTGCGGAGAGCCTGTTGTATCTCCTGCCAGGACCGGTGCTGCCGCCAGCATCGTTAGCGAAATTGCCATCAACCAACGCATTGTTAGCCAGCTCTTCTTTATCAAGCAACGCTTCTCCACCAACCAAAGCCTCTTCATCTCGTTTTGCCTATTCATTCTGATTTGATCAGGATACATTCTCTGGGACAGTTGTGATGGGACTCTTCCGCTGATTCTAAGCGCCTGTGCAAACAGTTCTGCTGACATCTCGAGCTTGCATTAGCTTCGCTACCCCTGAAGCTGCGCGAGCATAATATGGCGTTCATTCCCTTCTTAAAAGCCTTGAGCCCTATTACTCCAATACTTTAGTTTCCCGCTATCAAGACTTATTTACTTACAACTAGAGCAACCAATCAGCTAATCAAATCACACACCGCCCCCGCCCTCATCGCCTGCACCATGCCCAACGCCATGGATATACGGGCTCGATTTGAGTTGTAAATAGCTGCAATCTCTGGAAGTAAGCCAATACAAACACGTTCTCAAGAAAAGTCATTCAAACCAAGTAAGTTTTCAAGCGCTCGGTCGCCGCCTCAGCGGATATCGGGCATCAGTATCAGCCTTTAACCCAAGGTATGCGTATGAACCGTGTATCACACTCCCTCAAGCACACTCCCGCACCCAAGCGGCGGAAGTTCCGTGTCGAGAAGCGCTGGTTTGTCATGCCCGATGGCGTGCGACTGGCGGCAACCCTCTTTGTCCCTCGTCCTCGCAGTAAGGGTGAGACCTTCCCGGTCCTGCTCGAATATCTCCCTTATCGCAAGGACGACACTTTTTACATCGTCGACTACCCCTGTTTTAGCTACATCGCCCAGCTCGGTTTTATCGGCGTCAAGGTCGATATCCGCGGCACTGGTGCATCTGACGGCGAGATCCCGGAGCGGGAATACTCCGATCAGGAAATGCAGGACGGGGAAGAAGTAATCCGGCAGCTCAGCGCCATGCCCAACTCCAATGGCAATGTGGGGATGTTTGGCGTCTCCTGGAGCGGCTTTAACTCACTGCAGATGGCGATGCGCAGGCCGCCTGCTCTCAAGGCTATCCACGCCGTCCATGCCTCCGATGATTTGTTTAACGACGATGTGCACTACATCGACGGCAACCTGCATCTGGACCCCTACCACCTGTTTATCAACCACGAGCTTGGGCTGCCGCGCACGCCTGACTACGAGTTGAGCGATGAGTATTTTGCCTCGCGCTTTGACCGCCGTCCCTGGACTTTTACCTATCTGGGCAAGCAGCTCGATGGTGAGTTTTGGCGGTCCAAATCTTTGCGCGAGGACTACAGTCGCATCGACATCCCGGTCTACCTGCTTGGTGGGCTGCTCGATGGCTACCGTTCCGCGACTGTGCGCATGTTCAAAAACCTCAAGGTGCCAGTGCGTTGCGACATCGGTCCCTGGAATCACAGCTGTCCTGATGACGGCACTCCCGGTCCCAACTACGAGTGGGTGGAGCGCATGACTCAGTGGTTTGGACAGTACCTCAATGTGCCTGCCGGTGAAGATGCTGCTGAGACGTCAGCTAAGGGCGCTGGTAAGGCACGTGCCGCATCTGCCAAGAAGCAGCACAAGCCGACTCGTGAGTCGCTGGTCTATGTCCGTCATGGTCATGAGCCTGACAGCAAGATCGAGACTGTACCTGGCTACTGGCGCAAGGATGCGCTCCCCGCCCGCGGCACTGTCATCGAGACTGTTGCTCTGGCGCCTGCCTCTTGCCCGCGCAGTCTGGCTTCAAGGCGCCTTTGGCGGCACGGCGGCAGGCACATGGTGGGGTGATTTGACTGGTGAAATGGCTGGAGATGATGCTGACTCGCTTGTGGTCGACAGCCCCGCACTGGAAAAGCCCAAGCAAATCATCGGCTCTCCCGAGGTCACTCTCACTGTCAAAAGCACGTCGCCGCGCGCCAAGTGGACGGTGCGACTGGAGGACGTCTCGCCAACTGGTGCAGTGTCTCTTGTTACCGGTGCCCTGGTGCATCCGGCATTGCGCGATGGCAGGATGAGTCCCGCTTGGCCGCAGGTTGACCAGGAG
Proteins encoded in this region:
- a CDS encoding carbohydrate porin; the encoded protein is MNNSKFACYQTLVAISLGVYSTAFAMPASAQYLPSGSILAKPVMTPRPSYSPVLRAPQARFIPRVAQSDLGLRPPIKSTPNSSASAGSTGASGTPATSPNPTSPNGNGAGANNTGASGSSNPAPDSPPETNNPMSNGNEFAGNTEMNSVPGIDQIRLRDIDLVRRDLTSLANRHQLPPPDPGMTRQQLGKYFFDLISKLSNSQEQFSEQDYNDIGILTDEFDDVLRRVKGRLALSVLKNEFVSPQSASAKKTQELDSRLAILEKVKFSGDFTFAPQSDFGRRVSESTATNFRGRINLLAKVYESKPDAKIGDATLFMRLTGASGRFFPRDKYLMSPTNGLNDGYANPFNSGVADVQVPNLQINNNNSNNVRPTVSFEQMYYSQDLRPAKDWRAKYQIGLNNLGNMMDSNNYANNETFQFLNTQFVNSIAFKPNFIGPSSVFSLERGILRDKAFLRATSAMISLSDRDFFGGFGTVSELQLGQKFFKKEGNLRAGYWNFNFRGGSARPLVTPTDTSPPALMSILPGGTNQGSQPTGMYVNFDQKIWKDIGLWGRYATTDLQFGQVFLGGLLTSRQSFSFGTEIPAKLLLKKRTDDVLGLAYGQISSYRRGTITPSTPAFVGINGVPATTLDEVNANVATLSPGTRPAQEKCFEAYYRWQVNKNVSVSPDFQYIWAPGATAGGNPGICVLGTRLNVVF
- a CDS encoding carbohydrate porin, encoding MDIKSLVNPLVLALTLGLTPAQQSLAGNLNQTLSTFKPRVAQVDSLAQALPRTTSGVQTAPGSTNRAQSTPATTAVPQPDPDIPETNSPMNNGNEFAGANDMPSEPGIGQIKLRDINLVRRELAGLATRHNMTPPDPAMTRQQLGKYFFDLISKLSNSQSEQFSEQDYGDIGILTDEFDDVLRRVKGRLALSVLKNELVAPQSASAQKTKELDGRLAILEKTKMSGDFTFAPQSDFGRDVSESMATNFRGRINVLAKVYEAKPDAKVGDATLFMRLTGASGRFFPRDKYLMSPTNDLNDQYANPFNSGVADVQVPNLQINNNNSNSVRPTVSFEQMYYAQDLRPAKNWRAKYQIGLNNLGNMMDSNNYANNETFQFLNTQFVNSVAFKPNFIGPSTIVSAERGILRDRAFLRATSAILSLSDRDYFGGFGTVHELQLGQKFFKKEGNLRAGYWNFNFRGGSTRPLVTPTDITPPGLLSILPGGSGQGSQPTGMYLNFDQKIWKDIGLWGRYALSDKQFGQVFLGGLLTSRQSFSFGTEIPAKIFVKRRPDDVLGIAYGQISSYRRGTITPSTPAFVSLNGVPATTLDEVNANVGLLSPGLRPAQEKCLETYYRFQVNKNVSVSPDFQYIWAPGATAGGNPGICVLGTRLNVVF
- a CDS encoding slipin family protein; protein product: MNLGLFFTFSFMAIVGLAVLCYFCLRICNEWERKVVLLLGRFNGVRGPGLFFLIPVLETTPFTIDLRTITSAVSAEETLTKDNVPVNVDTVVYWRVVDPKLATLQVANFGEAVIGAAQTALRDIIGRSDLSQVLSDRAGLDLSMTTTLDAQTEPWGVKVESVQMRDIKIPDGLQDAMSRVAQAERESQARILLGDSELNIARRFANAGMVYEEHPIALHLRGMNMLYEVMKGGNAATVIVPSGAVDSMSFGGYAGLTALSQEMKLAQTKIEGTEP
- a CDS encoding helix-turn-helix transcriptional regulator — its product is MQNLTTDTDQSCPIVPLLDLMSAKWTVQILRELALGPVRTRRFLRVIPGLSMKTLQERIKALQSAGMISRKVYDEKLPHVEHTITERGRRLFVIMSEIKEMAAEMSTVSCKCPLQGCSEADTDCPERRVPPPLRTRLDRSSEAATNHP
- a CDS encoding sugar porter family MFS transporter, whose product is MTAGKFNGYLLRCSLVGALGGLLFGFDTAVISGATHSLTQTFTLTPFWLGMTVASALWGTVISALTAGVIGERLGARETLRITALAYVLSAIGCAFAWDLPSLIFFRFLGGLGIGGSSVLGPLYIAELAPAKWRGRLVGLFQINIVVGILLAYFSNYLIGLAIQGSSEWRWQLGVSGIPALLFLLMLFGIPRSPRWLVAKGLEQEAREVLNKTSIGDAEAELQEIIVSIDEAKAAQAAKLFTPRYKFPIFLAIATGAFNQLTGINAILYYLNDIFALAGYSKVSSGFQAVIIGATNLLFTLIAMAVIDKLGRKQLLLIGSVGMSICLAGVAVIMQMHKNMESLVWFLVAYIGFFAFSQGAVIWVYISEIFPTQVRAKGQSLGCSTHWIMNALISGTFPMLAAQSGSMPFYFFALMMVAQFLVVLFIFPETKGITLEQMEKRLGMAQNEHAHTPST
- a CDS encoding CocE/NonD family hydrolase; the protein is MNRVSHSLKHTPAPKRRKFRVEKRWFVMPDGVRLAATLFVPRPRSKGETFPVLLEYLPYRKDDTFYIVDYPCFSYIAQLGFIGVKVDIRGTGASDGEIPEREYSDQEMQDGEEVIRQLSAMPNSNGNVGMFGVSWSGFNSLQMAMRRPPALKAIHAVHASDDLFNDDVHYIDGNLHLDPYHLFINHELGLPRTPDYELSDEYFASRFDRRPWTFTYLGKQLDGEFWRSKSLREDYSRIDIPVYLLGGLLDGYRSATVRMFKNLKVPVRCDIGPWNHSCPDDGTPGPNYEWVERMTQWFGQYLNVPAGEDAAETSAKGAGKARAASAKKQHKPTRESLVYVRHGHEPDSKIETVPGYWRKDALPARGTVIETVALAPASCPRSLASRRLWRHGGRHMVG